A genomic stretch from Microcebus murinus isolate Inina chromosome 19, M.murinus_Inina_mat1.0, whole genome shotgun sequence includes:
- the KREMEN2 gene encoding kremen protein 2 isoform X2, whose product MGTRVLQGFLLLFPLLQPRGASAGSLHSPGESGHRGRRWSPPPPRPLRLEPGTSRPGRRQSRWLEQLSSPRAPAGAGTGRWLGTQARVRMPGVGPDLPRPRRGRAGLSECFQVNGADYRGHQNHTGPRGAGRPCLFWDQTQQHSYSSASDPQGRWGLGAHNFCRNPDGDVQPWCYVAETEEGIYWRYCDIPTCHMPGYLGCFVDSGAPPALSGPSGTSTKLTVQVCLRFCRMKGYQLAGVEAGYACFCGSESDLARGRLAPATDCDQICFGHPGQLCGGDGRLGIYEVSVGSCQGNWTAPQGVLYSPDFPDEYGPDRNCSWALGPPGAALELTFRLFELADPRDRLELRDAASGSLLRAFDGARPPPPGPLRLRAAALLLTFRSDARGHAQGFALTYRGLQDAVEDPAPAKGSAQTTAASPDGANASCSPRPGTPQAAMGGAVCWLREKGPQRWVLPGDPGEAGLCGTVGPEGWPCPAPPGTPKLRVLPQATGH is encoded by the exons ATGGGGACACGGGTCCTACAgggcttcctccttctcttcccgcTGCTGCAGCCGCGCGGGGCCTCTGCGGGGAGTCTGCACAGTCCAGGTGAGTCTGGGCATCGCGGCCGGCGGTGGTCACCACCCCCTCCTCGGCCTCTGCGTCTAGAGCCGGGCACCTCGAGGccggggaggaggcagagcaggtGGCTGGAGCAGCTGAGCAGCCCgagggcccccgcgggggcaggTACGGGGCGCTGGCTGGGGACCCAGGCGCGAGTTAGGATGCCCGGCGTGGGTCCGGACCTCCCCAGACCCCGCCGTGGCCGTGCAGGCCTGTCCGAGTGTTTCCAGGTGAATGGCGCCGACTACCGCGGCCACCAGAACCACACCGGCCCGCGCGGCGCCGGCCGCCCGTGCCTGTTCTGGGACCAGACGCAGCAGCACAGCTACAGCAGCGCCAGCGACCCCCAGGGCCGCTGGGGGCTGGGCGCGCACAACTTCTGCcg TAACCCAGACGGCGACGTGCAGCCGTGGTGCTACGTGGCCGAAACGGAGGAGGGCATCTACTGGCGCTATTGCGACATTCCCACGTGTCACA TGCCCGGCTACCTGGGCTGCTTCGTGGACTCGGGGGCGCCCCCAGCCCTCAGCGGCCCCAGCGGCACTTCCACAAAGCTCACGGTCCAGGTGTGCCTTCGCTTCTGCCGCATGAAGGGCTACCAG CTGGCGGGCGTGGAGGCTGGTTACGCCTGCTTCTGTGGGTCCGAGAGCGACCTGGCCCGGGGACGCCTGGCCCCAGCCACCGACTGCGACCAGATCTGTTTCGGCCACCCGGGCCAGCTTTGCGGCGGCGACGGGAGGCTGGGCATCTACGAAG TGTCCGTGGGCTCCTGCCAGGGGAACTGGACGGCGCCGCAGGGCGTCCTCTACTCCCCGGACTTCCCCGACGAGTACGGGCCGGACAGGAACTGCAGCTGGGCACTGGGCCCGCCGGGCGCCGCGCTGGAGCTCACCTTCCGCCTCTTCGAGCTGGCCGACCCGCGCGACCGACTGGAGCTGCGCGACGCGGCCTCCGGCAGCCTGCTCCGCGCCTTCGACGgtgcccgcccgccgccgcccgggccGCTGCGCCTGCGCGCCGCCGCGCTGCTGCTCACCTTCCGCAGCGACGCCCGCGGGCACGCGCAGGGCTTCGCGCTCACCTACCGCG GGCTGCAGGACGCCGTGGAGGACCCGGCGCCCGCCAAGGGCTCGGCCCAGACCACCGCAGCGTCCCCCGACGGGGCCAACGCGAgctgcagccccaggcctgggacTCCGCAGGCTGCAATGGGGG GAGCTGTCTGCTGGCTCCGGGAAAAGGGCCCCCAGCGTTGGGTCCTTCCCGGGGATCCCGGAGAAGCTGGGCTGTGTGGTACCGTCGGCCCCGAGGgatggccctgccctgccccaccggGGACTCCCAAGCTGAGAGTCCTGCCTCAAGCTACCGGACACTGA
- the KREMEN2 gene encoding kremen protein 2 isoform X1 gives MGTRVLQGFLLLFPLLQPRGASAGSLHSPGESGHRGRRWSPPPPRPLRLEPGTSRPGRRQSRWLEQLSSPRAPAGAGTGRWLGTQARVRMPGVGPDLPRPRRGRAGLSECFQVNGADYRGHQNHTGPRGAGRPCLFWDQTQQHSYSSASDPQGRWGLGAHNFCRNPDGDVQPWCYVAETEEGIYWRYCDIPTCHMPGYLGCFVDSGAPPALSGPSGTSTKLTVQVCLRFCRMKGYQLAGVEAGYACFCGSESDLARGRLAPATDCDQICFGHPGQLCGGDGRLGIYEVSVGSCQGNWTAPQGVLYSPDFPDEYGPDRNCSWALGPPGAALELTFRLFELADPRDRLELRDAASGSLLRAFDGARPPPPGPLRLRAAALLLTFRSDARGHAQGFALTYRGLQDAVEDPAPAKGSAQTTAASPDGANASCSPRPGTPQAAMGARVFSTATAVSVLLLLLLSLLRLLRRRSCLLAPGKGPPALGPSRGSRRSWAVWYRRPRGMALPCPTGDSQAESPASSYRTLSASSQSSLRSLISAL, from the exons ATGGGGACACGGGTCCTACAgggcttcctccttctcttcccgcTGCTGCAGCCGCGCGGGGCCTCTGCGGGGAGTCTGCACAGTCCAGGTGAGTCTGGGCATCGCGGCCGGCGGTGGTCACCACCCCCTCCTCGGCCTCTGCGTCTAGAGCCGGGCACCTCGAGGccggggaggaggcagagcaggtGGCTGGAGCAGCTGAGCAGCCCgagggcccccgcgggggcaggTACGGGGCGCTGGCTGGGGACCCAGGCGCGAGTTAGGATGCCCGGCGTGGGTCCGGACCTCCCCAGACCCCGCCGTGGCCGTGCAGGCCTGTCCGAGTGTTTCCAGGTGAATGGCGCCGACTACCGCGGCCACCAGAACCACACCGGCCCGCGCGGCGCCGGCCGCCCGTGCCTGTTCTGGGACCAGACGCAGCAGCACAGCTACAGCAGCGCCAGCGACCCCCAGGGCCGCTGGGGGCTGGGCGCGCACAACTTCTGCcg TAACCCAGACGGCGACGTGCAGCCGTGGTGCTACGTGGCCGAAACGGAGGAGGGCATCTACTGGCGCTATTGCGACATTCCCACGTGTCACA TGCCCGGCTACCTGGGCTGCTTCGTGGACTCGGGGGCGCCCCCAGCCCTCAGCGGCCCCAGCGGCACTTCCACAAAGCTCACGGTCCAGGTGTGCCTTCGCTTCTGCCGCATGAAGGGCTACCAG CTGGCGGGCGTGGAGGCTGGTTACGCCTGCTTCTGTGGGTCCGAGAGCGACCTGGCCCGGGGACGCCTGGCCCCAGCCACCGACTGCGACCAGATCTGTTTCGGCCACCCGGGCCAGCTTTGCGGCGGCGACGGGAGGCTGGGCATCTACGAAG TGTCCGTGGGCTCCTGCCAGGGGAACTGGACGGCGCCGCAGGGCGTCCTCTACTCCCCGGACTTCCCCGACGAGTACGGGCCGGACAGGAACTGCAGCTGGGCACTGGGCCCGCCGGGCGCCGCGCTGGAGCTCACCTTCCGCCTCTTCGAGCTGGCCGACCCGCGCGACCGACTGGAGCTGCGCGACGCGGCCTCCGGCAGCCTGCTCCGCGCCTTCGACGgtgcccgcccgccgccgcccgggccGCTGCGCCTGCGCGCCGCCGCGCTGCTGCTCACCTTCCGCAGCGACGCCCGCGGGCACGCGCAGGGCTTCGCGCTCACCTACCGCG GGCTGCAGGACGCCGTGGAGGACCCGGCGCCCGCCAAGGGCTCGGCCCAGACCACCGCAGCGTCCCCCGACGGGGCCAACGCGAgctgcagccccaggcctgggacTCCGCAGGCTGCAATGGGGG CCCGCGTCTTCTCGACGGCGACGGCTGTCTccgtgctgctgctgctgctgctgtcgctGCTGCGTCTTCTGCGCCGACG GAGCTGTCTGCTGGCTCCGGGAAAAGGGCCCCCAGCGTTGGGTCCTTCCCGGGGATCCCGGAGAAGCTGGGCTGTGTGGTACCGTCGGCCCCGAGGgatggccctgccctgccccaccggGGACTCCCAAGCTGAGAGTCCTGCCTCAAGCTACCGGACACTGAGCGCCTCCAGCCAGAGCTCCTTGCGCTCGCTCATCTCTGCCCTCTGA